In Allocoprobacillus halotolerans, a genomic segment contains:
- a CDS encoding ATP-binding cassette domain-containing protein produces MVSTNDTISAFDFAGIDITHMDDDEKQKFILKHISFVSQNYDFISDLRILDHIKLIHEITQSSNDYEEIINELNIGDLLNKYPNELSGGEKSRISLYLAILKNPDIIILDEPTASLDLYNTQCVIDVLSKIKTNKIVIVATHDEKIIHCSDKIYSIEGKTLILKTEDNHMLCDKELDNVDKNYKVIPKNISKILTRMKKHEKIYQKIVMFMTIMMISFSSFATGFNNIVKTTNTNMMNQLSSTEILIYKPSGGYPDQGISHSSEGNEIVDTNELESIKNISHVDEIRPRVDIEMCNPFVLMIEDKNYRAQNSKYNLIIKDNGKDIDKTMELSNAPTLNSYYNDKDYSQAILREFNQKNGVYISKMLADYLCDNIEDLNGTSLEFDIYIPVYNSVGKAWAESSNGDIFWPNITSCKVERITLPVSGILKSSSMGINNSQSYAIYVENQIIMNLVDKYKPISSRTCYLIKSDDFKFSVDKKPLKKIF; encoded by the coding sequence ATTGTTTCTACAAATGATACTATTTCTGCATTTGATTTTGCAGGAATAGATATTACTCATATGGATGATGATGAGAAACAAAAATTTATATTAAAACACATATCTTTTGTTTCTCAAAATTATGATTTTATTTCAGATTTAAGAATTCTAGATCACATTAAATTGATTCATGAAATTACACAGTCTTCAAATGATTATGAAGAAATAATTAATGAATTAAATATAGGCGATTTATTAAATAAGTATCCAAATGAGTTATCAGGAGGAGAAAAGAGTAGAATATCCTTATATCTAGCAATTCTTAAAAATCCAGATATTATCATTTTAGATGAACCAACAGCATCACTTGATCTATATAACACTCAATGTGTGATAGATGTACTCAGTAAAATCAAGACAAATAAAATTGTTATTGTAGCAACACATGATGAGAAAATTATTCATTGTAGTGATAAAATATATAGTATTGAAGGTAAAACATTAATTTTAAAAACTGAAGATAATCACATGTTATGTGATAAGGAATTAGATAATGTTGATAAAAATTATAAAGTTATACCTAAAAATATTTCTAAGATATTAACTAGAATGAAAAAGCATGAGAAAATATATCAAAAAATTGTTATGTTTATGACTATTATGATGATATCATTTTCATCATTTGCTACAGGGTTTAATAATATTGTTAAAACTACAAATACGAATATGATGAATCAACTTTCTTCTACAGAAATTTTAATTTACAAGCCTAGTGGTGGGTATCCCGATCAAGGAATATCACATTCTTCTGAAGGCAATGAGATAGTTGATACTAATGAGCTTGAAAGTATTAAAAACATTTCACATGTTGATGAAATAAGACCACGTGTGGATATTGAGATGTGCAATCCATTCGTTTTGATGATTGAAGATAAAAATTATCGTGCTCAAAATAGTAAATATAATCTTATTATAAAAGATAATGGTAAAGATATTGATAAAACGATGGAATTATCTAATGCTCCAACATTGAATTCATATTATAATGATAAAGATTATAGTCAAGCCATATTGAGAGAATTCAATCAAAAGAATGGTGTATATATTTCTAAAATGTTAGCAGACTATTTATGTGATAACATTGAGGATTTGAACGGAACTAGCTTAGAATTTGATATTTATATTCCAGTGTATAATTCGGTTGGAAAAGCATGGGCTGAATCTAGTAATGGCGATATTTTTTGGCCAAATATTACATCATGCAAGGTTGAACGAATTACACTTCCTGTGTCTGGTATTTTAAAGAGTTCAAGTATGGGGATAAATAATTCACAGAGTTATGCTATTTATGTAGAAAATCAAATTATTATGAATTTAGTAGATAAATATAAACCTATATCATCTAGAACATGTTATCTAATCAAATCAGATGATTTCAAATTTTCAGTAGACAAAAAACCCCTGAAGAAGATATTTTAA
- the tnpB gene encoding IS66 family insertion sequence element accessory protein TnpB (TnpB, as the term is used for proteins encoded by IS66 family insertion elements, is considered an accessory protein, since TnpC, encoded by a neighboring gene, is a DDE family transposase.) — translation MIINADEVKNIYVSTRFVDMRKSIDGLTLIVHSQFQMNVLDHSLFIFTNKSRNRIKILYYESNGFWLFIKRFMNMRI, via the coding sequence ATGATCATCAATGCCGATGAAGTCAAAAACATCTATGTTTCTACACGTTTTGTGGATATGAGAAAATCAATAGATGGACTGACACTTATTGTCCATTCTCAGTTTCAGATGAATGTCCTTGACCATAGTCTTTTCATCTTTACTAACAAATCAAGAAATCGCATCAAGATTCTCTATTATGAAAGCAATGGTTTCTGGCTGTTCATCAAGAGGTTTATGAACATGAGGATTTAA
- a CDS encoding lysozyme family protein, translating into MFFSKYMKNIKRRSDESFSIKKMTFSPSQMFKGTFNVIRKTISGINNIITIGTGLILLLVITLFIGVFSALSDDSSAENGTLYDSSEVLEHTELIEKYAKEYDIADYVPLIQAVMMQESGGKGSDPMQSSECPYNKKYPNTPEGIKDIEYSIDCGVHYLSDCMKRAGVNNVSDMKNISLALQGYNFGNGYIEWAIEHFNGYTRTNAKVFSDEMKSKLQVEVYGDPDYVEHVLRCYHLGNGDIVSIAKSQVGNVGGRKYWEWYGFDQHVEWCAIFVSWSANESGDLNVIIPKFSRVEDGIAWFKNKGKWQTGNYIPKSGDLIFFDWNQDNDPDHVGIVEKIDDNYIYTVEGNSNDECRENIYLKTTNVFYGFGINI; encoded by the coding sequence TTGTTTTTTTCTAAATACATGAAAAATATCAAAAGAAGAAGTGATGAATCATTCTCTATAAAGAAGATGACCTTTTCACCATCGCAAATGTTTAAAGGAACATTCAATGTTATCAGAAAAACAATATCAGGCATCAACAACATCATTACAATAGGAACTGGTTTGATTCTTTTATTGGTCATTACACTTTTCATTGGGGTGTTTTCTGCACTTTCTGATGATTCAAGTGCAGAGAATGGTACACTTTATGATTCTAGTGAAGTTCTTGAACATACAGAGCTTATAGAAAAATATGCAAAGGAATATGATATTGCAGATTATGTGCCTTTGATTCAAGCTGTCATGATGCAGGAAAGTGGTGGAAAAGGAAGTGATCCAATGCAGTCATCTGAATGTCCATATAATAAAAAATATCCAAATACTCCTGAAGGAATAAAGGATATTGAATACTCAATTGACTGTGGTGTACATTATTTATCAGATTGCATGAAAAGAGCAGGTGTCAATAATGTATCAGACATGAAAAATATCTCACTTGCATTGCAGGGATATAATTTTGGAAATGGCTACATTGAATGGGCAATAGAACATTTTAACGGCTATACCAGAACCAACGCAAAAGTGTTTTCAGATGAGATGAAATCAAAGTTACAGGTAGAAGTGTATGGTGATCCTGATTATGTGGAACACGTTTTAAGGTGCTATCATTTAGGCAACGGTGACATTGTTTCAATTGCAAAATCACAGGTGGGTAATGTTGGTGGAAGAAAATACTGGGAGTGGTATGGATTTGATCAACATGTAGAATGGTGTGCTATATTTGTATCTTGGTCTGCAAATGAAAGTGGTGATTTGAATGTAATCATTCCAAAGTTTTCAAGAGTTGAAGATGGAATAGCATGGTTTAAAAACAAAGGTAAATGGCAAACAGGAAATTATATTCCAAAAAGCGGTGATTTAATATTCTTTGACTGGAATCAGGATAATGATCCAGATCATGTAGGAATAGTAGAAAAAATTGATGACAATTATATTTATACAGTTGAAGGAAATAGTAATGATGAGTGCAGAGAAAATATATACTTAAAAACTACAAATGTTTTTTATGGCTTTGGAATAAATATTTAG